A region of Planococcus sp. MSAK28401 DNA encodes the following proteins:
- a CDS encoding peroxiredoxin family protein yields MNRLQLGDLAPSFTLPRAEGGDYTLQHDLSERPGWRFVIFFRGSWCPACNEELQDLQDSLSYFEDKDIHFTAISTDNPKDLNEMKEKHGLTFPILGDAKQDILNQYGVYYHGEDSPYEDHGIHGEPAYYLLDEEGKIMYQQQQTSPFGRPHAKELRKIAAYIRKNLK; encoded by the coding sequence ATGAATAGACTACAATTAGGGGATTTAGCCCCATCATTTACATTGCCGCGCGCAGAAGGCGGAGACTATACGCTTCAACACGACTTATCAGAACGCCCAGGCTGGCGCTTCGTCATTTTCTTCAGAGGATCATGGTGCCCAGCGTGCAACGAGGAATTGCAGGACCTTCAGGACAGCTTGTCGTATTTCGAAGACAAGGACATCCATTTCACGGCTATTTCTACAGACAACCCAAAAGATCTCAATGAAATGAAAGAAAAGCACGGCTTGACGTTCCCGATTTTGGGTGACGCGAAGCAAGACATACTGAACCAATACGGCGTCTATTATCATGGAGAAGATTCACCGTATGAAGATCACGGCATTCACGGCGAGCCGGCGTATTACTTGCTCGATGAAGAAGGCAAAATCATGTACCAGCAGCAGCAAACGAGCCCATTCGGCCGTCCGCACGCAAAAGAATTGCGCAAAATCGCTGCATACATTCGCAAAAACTTAAAATAA
- a CDS encoding haloacid dehalogenase type II yields MDKPIKAFVFDVYGTLFDVIAIKDQCEEVFPGHGEAISQTWRTKQVEYFMMRQLMGKYDTLYAVTHSALKYALEDEGLESTEDIEQQLMDAYLHLPLYEESEAVLKQLQDHQLVVFSNGSHDMLDPLIENAGIKDLLDKAVSVDEIKQFKPAPAAYQYVLDQLNIERDEILFMSSNGWDISGAKNFGFRTAWINRKEAPVEQLGLEPDYVFEDLNGLLKWK; encoded by the coding sequence ATGGACAAACCGATCAAAGCGTTCGTCTTCGATGTGTACGGCACATTGTTCGACGTCATCGCCATCAAAGATCAATGCGAGGAAGTGTTTCCGGGGCACGGCGAAGCGATTAGTCAGACCTGGCGCACAAAACAAGTCGAATATTTTATGATGCGCCAGCTCATGGGGAAATACGATACGCTTTACGCGGTCACCCACAGCGCCTTGAAATACGCACTCGAAGACGAGGGGCTCGAATCGACGGAAGACATCGAGCAGCAATTGATGGACGCCTATTTGCATTTGCCACTCTATGAAGAATCAGAAGCGGTACTGAAACAGCTGCAGGACCACCAGCTCGTCGTGTTCTCGAACGGCTCTCACGATATGCTTGACCCGTTGATTGAAAATGCAGGTATCAAAGACTTGCTCGACAAAGCCGTCAGCGTCGATGAAATCAAGCAGTTCAAGCCCGCACCGGCCGCTTATCAATACGTCTTGGACCAGTTGAACATCGAGCGCGACGAAATCCTGTTCATGTCTTCCAACGGCTGGGACATTTCGGGTGCGAAGAATTTTGGTTTCCGCACTGCCTGGATCAACCGCAAAGAGGCACCGGTCGAACAGCTTGGCCTGGAGCCGGATTATGTCTTTGAGGATTTAAACGGCTTATTGAAATGGAAATAA
- a CDS encoding AAA family ATPase, with the protein MNRVVVITVGKTHSGKTTFAKALERKLGNAIVVDQDNHAEILQSYYPALVPKEGANAIKYALTQTIVNHAVTQTDCHIILCNANRNRQGRLKLLKFYQTKGFTTILVNFSIADDVLETRIDQSVRDTAILRTVSSFKDVLVRQQAESVDNPGVTPTPGEADYLFTVANEQQIEAAISAIRELAARGEGS; encoded by the coding sequence GTGAACAGAGTTGTGGTCATCACGGTCGGCAAAACCCATAGCGGCAAAACAACATTCGCCAAAGCGCTCGAGCGGAAGCTTGGCAATGCCATCGTCGTCGATCAGGACAATCATGCAGAAATCCTGCAAAGCTATTATCCGGCGCTGGTCCCGAAAGAAGGAGCCAATGCGATCAAGTATGCACTGACGCAGACCATCGTCAATCATGCGGTTACTCAAACCGATTGTCACATCATTTTGTGCAACGCCAATCGAAACCGCCAAGGCCGTTTGAAACTGCTGAAGTTTTACCAAACGAAAGGCTTCACGACCATTTTGGTGAACTTTAGCATCGCGGACGATGTGCTTGAAACGAGAATCGATCAGTCTGTGCGTGACACTGCCATCTTGCGCACCGTTTCTTCATTTAAAGATGTCCTTGTCCGTCAACAAGCTGAATCCGTTGATAACCCTGGCGTCACGCCCACGCCAGGCGAAGCGGATTATTTGTTTACCGTAGCGAATGAACAACAAATCGAAGCCGCTATTTCAGCAATCCGTGAACTAGCCGCAAGGGGAGAAGGCTCATGA
- a CDS encoding NUDIX hydrolase encodes MKETKKVWQGAAGVVIDQEKILMVKSKASGKWSIPSGEIETGESPQQACVREVWEETGFRIDVKQQLHTKNVQIGNYEVTSHYFLCEVISGNICFQDPDNEIEEITWKTEAELKELLHDYPEDQEHLIGFMNRAASI; translated from the coding sequence GTGAAAGAAACAAAAAAAGTTTGGCAGGGTGCGGCTGGAGTGGTGATCGACCAAGAGAAGATCCTCATGGTGAAATCGAAGGCATCCGGCAAATGGAGCATCCCGTCCGGTGAAATTGAAACAGGTGAATCCCCGCAACAAGCGTGCGTGAGGGAAGTGTGGGAAGAAACCGGCTTTCGCATCGATGTGAAGCAACAGCTTCATACGAAAAATGTGCAAATCGGCAACTACGAAGTCACCAGCCATTATTTTCTATGCGAAGTTATCTCAGGCAATATTTGTTTCCAGGACCCCGACAACGAAATCGAGGAAATCACGTGGAAAACAGAAGCCGAATTGAAAGAACTGCTTCACGATTACCCAGAAGACCAAGAACACCTCATCGGGTTCATGAATCGCGCGGCTTCTATTTAA
- a CDS encoding NUDIX domain-containing protein — MNTTRSHGFQFLDFLFMEEHEIHQFESIAGSFAAIKCGGKTLMVYNKWREQWELPAGRREGSETSKECAVRELYEESGQVVEDLEFRGLLKLQHTETREIKYNPIFLGTVEKLQPFIPNDETTEMKLWDTKEEIGVLDEMDIKILDYI, encoded by the coding sequence ATGAACACAACAAGAAGCCATGGTTTTCAATTTCTCGACTTTCTATTTATGGAGGAACATGAGATCCATCAGTTTGAATCAATTGCAGGTTCATTTGCAGCCATCAAATGTGGCGGCAAAACGCTCATGGTTTACAATAAATGGCGCGAGCAATGGGAATTGCCAGCGGGCAGGAGAGAAGGCAGCGAGACGTCGAAAGAATGTGCCGTAAGGGAATTGTACGAAGAATCCGGCCAGGTCGTTGAAGACTTGGAATTCAGAGGCTTGCTCAAACTACAGCATACTGAAACCCGGGAAATCAAATACAATCCGATTTTTCTTGGAACGGTAGAGAAATTGCAGCCCTTTATTCCAAATGACGAAACAACGGAAATGAAGCTTTGGGATACAAAAGAGGAAATTGGCGTACTCGATGAAATGGATATCAAAATTCTCGATTATATTTAA